A genomic window from Chitinophaga pollutisoli includes:
- a CDS encoding carboxypeptidase-like regulatory domain-containing protein, with product MATPRKHIEPTADLIRRYLAGELDDQTMHALERQALEDPFLAEALEGYGKSPRSREPELADLRARLQQRAAQPALRTGTVRRLDRRWLAAAGILLLISISALFLIRRPTDKEVAQELPVPQKQLDTALVRPMPAAAPQAPESTQAVMSAESDAPAETPSAQPRESKTASGNANLARSEERRKEETTSVAEPDAPAVVAAAPAAAPPPPPPAQIMIRGTGKPNADAKTLSGTEGIAKNKSAPFNADTVYIGRKPSALAKRSEEPATMIQGKVAGVESKYASHHEAHDIRLISGKVLDATTGEIMGGAIVHERSSNKRVVTDSSGQFAITVNAGARTSIDVSMIGYQHTVVNVPLDKSNFNIYLPADNNALSETVVVARGSSRAVPQPGLGYTAYRHYLEALPPVPVAGLGEERSGEVRVTFTVHPDSTLHNVKAMKPFHPAAGEAAVKRVEQGPKWLPVKGRKGKAEIMVPVKLIPGQ from the coding sequence ATGGCAACGCCGAGAAAACATATCGAGCCCACTGCGGACCTGATCCGCCGGTACCTGGCGGGTGAGCTGGACGATCAGACGATGCACGCCCTCGAGCGCCAGGCCCTGGAAGACCCCTTCCTGGCCGAAGCGCTGGAAGGATACGGCAAAAGCCCCCGTTCCCGCGAACCCGAACTGGCCGACCTTCGCGCCCGCCTGCAGCAGAGAGCTGCCCAACCGGCCCTACGCACCGGTACGGTTCGCCGCCTCGACCGTCGCTGGCTGGCCGCCGCCGGCATATTGCTCCTCATCTCGATATCCGCCCTGTTTCTCATCCGCCGACCTACCGATAAAGAGGTGGCACAGGAGCTCCCGGTCCCGCAGAAACAGCTGGACACCGCGCTTGTACGGCCCATGCCCGCAGCCGCTCCCCAGGCCCCGGAATCCACCCAGGCCGTCATGAGCGCCGAATCCGACGCTCCAGCGGAAACACCTTCCGCCCAACCGAGGGAAAGCAAGACCGCATCAGGGAATGCAAACCTGGCACGTTCGGAAGAACGGCGTAAGGAGGAAACCACGTCGGTTGCCGAACCCGATGCACCCGCCGTCGTAGCCGCCGCGCCCGCTGCCGCACCACCTCCGCCGCCTCCTGCACAAATCATGATCCGCGGAACCGGGAAACCCAACGCGGACGCAAAAACACTTAGCGGTACGGAAGGCATTGCGAAGAATAAATCCGCCCCCTTCAACGCAGATACCGTCTACATCGGCCGCAAACCATCGGCCCTGGCGAAAAGGAGCGAAGAGCCCGCTACGATGATACAGGGTAAAGTCGCCGGTGTGGAATCGAAATACGCTTCCCATCACGAAGCGCACGATATCCGGCTGATCAGCGGCAAAGTGCTTGACGCCACTACCGGCGAAATCATGGGCGGCGCCATCGTGCATGAACGCTCCTCCAATAAACGCGTAGTGACAGATAGCTCCGGCCAGTTCGCCATCACCGTTAACGCCGGCGCCCGCACGAGCATCGATGTGTCTATGATCGGTTACCAGCACACCGTCGTGAATGTGCCGCTGGATAAAAGCAACTTCAATATTTACCTTCCAGCCGATAACAACGCGTTGTCCGAAACGGTCGTTGTCGCCAGAGGGAGCAGCCGTGCTGTTCCGCAACCGGGCCTCGGTTACACGGCTTACCGCCATTACCTGGAAGCCCTGCCCCCTGTGCCCGTCGCAGGGCTTGGGGAAGAACGCTCCGGCGAAGTGCGCGTAACGTTTACCGTGCACCCGGATAGTACGCTGCACAACGTCAAAGCCATGAAACCCTTCCATCCCGCCGCGGGCGAAGCGGCGGTGAAGCGCGTGGAACAGGGGCCTAAATGGTTGCCGGTGAAAGGCCGCAAAGGGAAAGCGGAGATTATGGTGCCGGTGAAGCTTATCCCCGGGCAATAA
- a CDS encoding LutB/LldF family L-lactate oxidation iron-sulfur protein, with translation MNKTASTFLNESEVKAADLGHRNTINFNIGKYNTAVKNGKKQFADITTARERAKNVKWRAIENLDKYLEEFEMNFIRRGGKVIWAETAEQAREEILAICKAKNCRSVVKSKSMATEEIHLNDFLQEHNIESVETDLGEYIQQLDEEPPYHIVTPAMHKSAQDVADLFHNKLGTPTTLTPEQLTLVARDKLRQKYLEAEVGITGANFVIADIGGVAVTENEGNARLTTSFPKTHIVLVGIEKVLPSITDLALFWPLLATYGTGQQITSYNSVFSGPRQEGETDGPDEMYIIFLDNGRTNLLKDVEAREALYCIRCGSCLNACPVYKNIGGHTYKTTYSGPIGSVITPHLKGVGEYMHLSYASSLCGNCTEVCPVRINLHELLLHNRHKAVEEHHTGGGEKIGWFGWKQACLSRRMMNIVGGKTKNLVIGKLFGSAWGDDERGLPIFAPKSFNQLWKERRK, from the coding sequence ATGAATAAAACGGCCAGCACATTTCTCAATGAAAGTGAAGTAAAAGCGGCGGATCTCGGCCACCGCAATACGATCAATTTCAACATCGGCAAATACAACACCGCGGTAAAAAACGGCAAGAAACAGTTTGCCGATATTACCACCGCCCGCGAACGGGCGAAGAACGTGAAATGGCGCGCCATAGAGAATCTTGACAAGTACCTGGAGGAGTTTGAAATGAATTTCATCCGCAGGGGCGGGAAGGTGATCTGGGCGGAAACGGCGGAACAGGCCAGGGAAGAAATCCTCGCCATCTGCAAGGCCAAAAACTGCAGATCCGTGGTGAAGAGCAAATCCATGGCCACGGAAGAAATCCATCTCAACGACTTCCTGCAAGAACATAATATCGAAAGCGTGGAAACGGACCTCGGCGAATACATCCAGCAGCTGGATGAAGAGCCGCCGTACCACATCGTGACGCCCGCCATGCACAAGAGCGCCCAGGATGTGGCGGACCTCTTCCACAACAAGCTTGGCACTCCCACCACGCTGACGCCCGAGCAACTCACGCTCGTGGCCCGCGACAAGCTCCGCCAGAAATACCTCGAAGCGGAAGTAGGCATCACCGGCGCCAATTTCGTAATCGCAGACATCGGCGGCGTAGCCGTTACCGAGAACGAAGGCAACGCCCGCCTCACCACCTCTTTCCCCAAAACGCACATCGTGCTCGTGGGTATCGAGAAAGTACTGCCTTCCATAACCGATCTCGCTCTCTTCTGGCCCCTGCTCGCCACTTACGGCACCGGCCAGCAGATCACTTCCTACAATTCTGTATTTTCCGGCCCGCGCCAGGAAGGGGAAACCGACGGTCCCGACGAGATGTACATCATCTTCCTCGACAATGGCCGCACCAACTTGCTGAAAGACGTGGAAGCCCGCGAGGCGCTCTATTGCATCCGCTGCGGCTCCTGCCTCAACGCCTGCCCGGTGTACAAAAACATCGGCGGCCATACTTACAAAACCACCTACAGCGGCCCTATCGGTTCTGTAATCACCCCGCACCTCAAAGGCGTGGGCGAATACATGCACCTCAGCTACGCTTCCTCGCTGTGCGGCAACTGTACGGAAGTATGCCCCGTGCGCATCAACCTGCACGAACTGCTGCTGCATAACCGGCATAAAGCCGTGGAAGAGCACCATACCGGCGGCGGCGAAAAAATCGGCTGGTTCGGCTGGAAACAGGCCTGTCTCAGCAGAAGGATGATGAACATCGTGGGTGGGAAAACCAAAAACCTCGTTATCGGCAAACTGTTCGGCAGCGCCTGGGGCGACGATGAGCGCGGATTACCCATCTTTGCACCCAAATCTTTCAACCAGCTCTGGAAGGAAAGAAGGAAATAA
- a CDS encoding DUF3109 family protein, with protein sequence MIVIDDKYISDDVVEKNFVCNLNACKGACCVAGDCGAPLEESELETLRRIYPSIKPYLREEGIRELEATGLHTWDDEHGHVTPIINGAICAYADIDEHGHVGCGIEKAWKAGATDYRKPISCHLYPIRITKYESFEAVNYDKWSICKPACKLGNQLQVPVYKFLKEAIVRKYGEEFYTVLDTIATGQYREDE encoded by the coding sequence ATGATAGTGATAGATGACAAATACATCAGCGATGATGTGGTCGAAAAAAATTTTGTATGCAACCTGAACGCCTGTAAAGGCGCATGCTGCGTTGCGGGTGATTGCGGCGCGCCACTCGAGGAATCCGAACTGGAAACCCTCCGCCGCATTTACCCTTCCATCAAACCGTATCTCCGGGAAGAAGGCATCCGCGAGCTCGAAGCCACCGGCCTCCATACCTGGGACGATGAGCACGGCCATGTTACGCCCATCATCAACGGCGCGATCTGCGCCTATGCAGATATCGACGAACACGGCCACGTGGGCTGCGGGATAGAAAAAGCCTGGAAAGCCGGCGCCACCGATTACCGGAAGCCTATCTCCTGCCACCTCTACCCCATCCGCATTACCAAATACGAATCCTTCGAAGCCGTTAATTACGACAAATGGAGCATCTGCAAACCCGCCTGCAAACTGGGCAACCAGCTACAGGTTCCGGTTTACAAATTCCTCAAAGAAGCCATCGTCCGGAAGTATGGAGAAGAATTTTATACCGTCCTGGATACCATCGCAACAGGACAGTACAGGGAAGATGAATGA
- the gldD gene encoding gliding motility lipoprotein GldD, which yields MKRLLPLLILAFSFTACQQQGHTPKPRGYFRIDLPEKQYQLFDRPGYPYTFEYPVYANVVKDSLFFGEDTENPWWINLEFPEFNGKIYMSYKQVGGKNALDKLVNDAFKLTYKHTYKAESIEEEAITLPNGVSGLFYQVAGNAASAKQFFVTDSSNHFLRGALYFYAQPNADSLAPVTRFVEEDMRHLVNTLKWRPN from the coding sequence ATGAAACGCCTCCTCCCGCTCCTGATCCTCGCTTTCAGCTTCACCGCCTGCCAGCAACAAGGGCATACGCCCAAGCCCAGGGGATACTTCCGGATCGACCTTCCCGAAAAGCAATACCAGCTATTCGACCGCCCCGGCTACCCTTACACCTTCGAATATCCCGTGTACGCCAATGTGGTCAAGGATTCCCTGTTTTTCGGGGAAGACACCGAAAATCCCTGGTGGATCAACCTCGAATTCCCCGAATTCAACGGTAAAATTTACATGAGCTACAAGCAGGTCGGCGGAAAAAACGCCCTCGACAAGCTTGTGAATGACGCATTCAAACTCACCTACAAACATACGTACAAAGCGGAATCCATTGAAGAAGAGGCGATTACGCTGCCAAATGGCGTTTCCGGCCTGTTTTACCAGGTGGCGGGCAATGCCGCTTCCGCCAAACAATTCTTCGTCACCGATTCCAGCAACCATTTTTTGCGCGGAGCGTTGTATTTTTACGCCCAGCCCAATGCCGACTCCCTGGCACCGGTTACCCGGTTCGTGGAGGAAGACATGCGGCATCTCGTAAATACTTTGAAATGGAGACCAAACTGA
- the gldE gene encoding gliding motility-associated protein GldE: protein MLPLLNVFLQNPAPAAAPDVNVLVFLLVIFMLLLLTFIVSGAEVAFFSLNYKDLNVLKTRQNNAGRMITRLLEKPKSLLASLQIANILFNIAFIFISNYLIYQVESLQELAVVSFVVRIAIITLVLLFFGQILPRVWATQNNMRFATYFAWLVHLIHATLEPVSNFFVNLSESIEARLFHRNSRPINYREIDEVIEMSVEPGASQEEKNIVRGILKFGNIAVKQIMRTRLDVNGLEYDLPFSEVTKHVAELHYSRLPVYKNNLDTIVGVIHTKDLLQHLGKGDNFDWHEVMRQPFFVHEHKLIEDLLNEFQTRHMHFAVVVDEFGGTSGIVTLEDIMEEVIGDIKDEFDEEEFNYNKVNDHTYVFEGKTMLNDVCRILNIAPDTFEQVKGESDSIGGLILELSGKFPEENSVISYGNFDFTILEVTKMRIQKVQVSIKSDIETE, encoded by the coding sequence ATGCTACCGTTACTGAATGTTTTCCTGCAAAACCCGGCGCCGGCCGCCGCCCCTGATGTGAATGTCCTGGTGTTTCTGCTGGTCATTTTCATGCTCCTTCTCCTGACCTTCATCGTGTCCGGAGCCGAAGTAGCGTTCTTTTCGCTGAATTACAAAGACCTCAACGTGCTCAAAACCCGGCAAAACAACGCCGGCCGCATGATCACGCGGTTGCTGGAGAAACCCAAATCCCTGCTGGCATCCCTCCAGATCGCCAACATCCTTTTCAACATCGCCTTCATCTTCATCTCCAATTACCTGATTTACCAGGTGGAGTCGCTCCAGGAACTGGCCGTGGTTTCCTTCGTCGTCCGCATCGCCATCATCACCCTGGTGCTCCTCTTCTTCGGACAGATCCTCCCGCGCGTGTGGGCCACCCAAAACAACATGCGCTTCGCCACCTACTTCGCCTGGCTCGTACATCTCATACACGCCACCCTCGAACCGGTGAGCAATTTCTTCGTCAACCTCAGCGAAAGCATCGAGGCCCGCCTCTTCCACCGCAACTCCCGCCCCATCAACTACCGCGAAATCGATGAAGTGATCGAAATGAGCGTGGAACCCGGCGCTTCCCAGGAAGAAAAAAATATCGTGCGCGGCATCCTCAAATTCGGCAACATCGCTGTCAAACAGATCATGCGCACCCGCCTCGACGTGAACGGCCTCGAATACGACCTCCCCTTCAGCGAAGTCACCAAACACGTCGCCGAACTCCATTACTCCCGGCTCCCGGTGTATAAAAACAACCTCGACACCATCGTGGGCGTCATACATACCAAAGACCTCCTCCAGCACCTCGGGAAAGGCGATAATTTCGACTGGCACGAAGTCATGCGCCAGCCCTTTTTCGTGCACGAGCATAAACTCATCGAAGACCTCCTCAACGAGTTCCAGACCCGCCACATGCACTTCGCCGTAGTAGTCGACGAATTCGGCGGCACCTCCGGCATCGTCACCCTCGAAGACATCATGGAAGAAGTAATCGGGGATATCAAAGACGAGTTCGACGAAGAAGAATTCAACTACAATAAAGTCAACGACCACACCTACGTGTTCGAAGGCAAAACCATGCTGAACGACGTTTGCCGCATCCTCAACATCGCGCCCGACACCTTCGAGCAGGTGAAAGGCGAAAGCGATTCGATCGGCGGCCTCATCCTGGAACTTTCCGGCAAATTCCCGGAAGAAAACTCCGTGATCAGCTACGGCAACTTCGATTTCACCATCCTGGAAGTCACCAAAATGCGCATCCAGAAAGTACAGGTCAGCATCAAATCAGACATCGAAACGGAATAA
- a CDS encoding single-stranded DNA-binding protein produces MRGVNKVILIGNLGRDPDVQFLEGNIAVAKFSLATTETFKDRAGKLISQTEWHTVVLWRGLAELAQKYLHKGSLVYIEGRLRTRSWEDKEGNKKFATEVVGDNLVMLDKRMDVGNGDHAVHHGSGSSTSGQQGPGHHGEGYPGIEIPPMGEAADDLPF; encoded by the coding sequence ATGAGAGGTGTTAATAAAGTAATCCTGATTGGCAATCTTGGCAGAGACCCCGATGTTCAGTTCCTGGAAGGTAACATAGCAGTGGCAAAATTCTCACTGGCCACTACGGAAACTTTCAAAGACCGCGCCGGCAAGCTGATTTCCCAGACAGAATGGCACACAGTCGTGCTCTGGAGAGGACTGGCAGAGCTGGCCCAAAAATATCTCCACAAAGGTAGCCTCGTCTATATCGAAGGCCGCCTCCGTACCCGCAGCTGGGAAGACAAGGAGGGCAACAAGAAATTCGCCACCGAAGTGGTAGGCGATAACCTCGTGATGCTCGACAAGCGGATGGATGTCGGAAACGGCGACCACGCCGTCCACCACGGCTCCGGATCTTCCACCAGCGGCCAGCAGGGCCCCGGCCACCACGGCGAAGGATACCCCGGCATCGAAATCCCCCCCATGGGCGAAGCCGCGGACGATCTTCCATTCTAG
- the mutY gene encoding A/G-specific adenine glycosylase produces the protein MKQFFTAGILAWNELHNDRSMPWKKEKDPYRIWLSEIILQQTRVEQGRPYYERFIAAYPAITDLAAAPDEEVFRLWQGLGYYARCKNMLAAARTVAQQHQGRFPDTYEGITALKGVGAYTAAAIASFAYNLPHAVLDGNVYRVLARFFGIDTPTDTTAGKKLFTQLAQDVLPGQQAGTYNQAIMDFGAVVCKPQTPLCKSCRLSSQCEAFQKGLTDLVPVKSKKLRIKKRYFYYLLSGNGSLRYVRKRTGKDIWQNLHEFPMIETPAPVTDAELLSLPAFRALAGPGNIRIESASPEKKQQLTHQTIHARFLRIGPETEVLPPEGFRAVSAAELDRLAFPKIIVDFLKG, from the coding sequence ATGAAGCAATTTTTTACCGCGGGTATACTTGCCTGGAATGAGCTCCATAACGACCGGTCCATGCCCTGGAAAAAGGAAAAAGACCCCTACCGCATCTGGCTCTCCGAAATCATCCTCCAGCAAACCCGCGTCGAACAAGGCCGCCCTTATTACGAACGCTTCATCGCCGCCTATCCCGCCATCACCGACCTCGCCGCCGCACCCGACGAGGAAGTCTTCCGGCTCTGGCAAGGCCTCGGCTACTACGCCCGCTGCAAAAACATGCTTGCCGCCGCCAGAACCGTAGCGCAACAACACCAGGGCCGCTTCCCCGACACCTACGAAGGCATCACCGCACTCAAAGGCGTTGGCGCATACACCGCCGCCGCCATAGCGTCGTTCGCATACAACCTCCCGCACGCCGTGCTCGACGGCAACGTATACCGCGTTCTGGCGCGGTTCTTCGGTATCGATACACCCACGGATACTACCGCGGGCAAAAAACTTTTCACTCAACTCGCCCAGGATGTACTCCCAGGGCAACAGGCCGGCACTTATAATCAGGCGATCATGGACTTCGGGGCCGTCGTCTGCAAACCTCAGACGCCACTCTGCAAATCTTGCCGGCTCTCTTCTCAATGCGAAGCTTTTCAAAAAGGATTAACAGACCTCGTTCCTGTAAAATCCAAAAAATTACGCATAAAAAAAAGATATTTCTATTATTTATTGTCTGGCAACGGATCGCTGCGGTACGTCCGCAAGCGGACCGGTAAAGATATCTGGCAGAACCTCCACGAGTTCCCCATGATAGAAACCCCAGCCCCCGTAACCGACGCCGAGCTCCTCTCCCTCCCCGCCTTCCGCGCCCTGGCCGGCCCGGGGAACATCCGCATCGAAAGCGCCTCCCCCGAGAAAAAACAGCAGCTCACGCATCAAACCATCCACGCCCGCTTCCTCCGCATCGGCCCCGAAACCGAGGTTTTGCCGCCCGAAGGCTTCCGCGCCGTATCCGCAGCCGAGCTCGACCGCCTCGCTTTCCCCAAGATAATTGTGGACTTTCTCAAAGGGTGA
- a CDS encoding HU family DNA-binding protein yields the protein MRKADLINNIAEKTGIPKVDVLVTLEAMFKEVKEALANGEHIYIRGFGSFITKKRAAKIGRNIKKNVAVEIPEHYIPAFKPSKEFVAEVKKLKSS from the coding sequence ATGAGAAAAGCTGATTTGATTAACAACATTGCTGAAAAAACCGGCATCCCGAAAGTAGATGTGTTAGTAACACTCGAAGCCATGTTCAAGGAAGTGAAGGAGGCGTTAGCTAATGGCGAGCATATCTACATCCGCGGATTTGGCAGTTTCATCACTAAGAAAAGGGCTGCCAAGATCGGGCGCAACATCAAGAAGAATGTGGCCGTGGAGATCCCCGAGCATTACATTCCGGCGTTTAAACCGTCGAAAGAATTTGTTGCAGAGGTAAAGAAGCTTAAAAGTTCATAA
- a CDS encoding tetratricopeptide repeat protein: MQRNQLLLIGLGVAAVIALFAFGRISPKVHDHDHAATGMAMPQGNAAKPADFKDILLKAKERVPAEKLGEISRLENAVVRGDVQTQQLNAYRQLYLIWDGLNELPIAAHYAGEAAKLENSGKNLTFAANLFLDHLSHTQDPAVQLWEVSSAIDLLDRAIALEPGNDTLKLRKGALLVDYTGEPMKGIGLLREVAEKNPDFLDAQLTLANFSIKSGQFDKAIERMDKVLERTPDEPKALFLKAVAHQSQGENDKAVELLRQCRKLIKDPALAAEIDGYIKSIK, from the coding sequence GTGCAAAGAAATCAACTATTGCTGATTGGCCTCGGTGTTGCCGCAGTTATCGCTTTATTTGCGTTCGGCCGAATTTCGCCGAAAGTGCATGATCACGACCATGCCGCTACCGGTATGGCGATGCCACAAGGAAATGCCGCTAAGCCAGCGGATTTCAAGGACATATTGCTGAAGGCCAAGGAACGTGTTCCGGCCGAAAAGCTGGGAGAGATCTCCCGGCTGGAGAATGCTGTGGTGCGCGGCGACGTGCAGACGCAGCAGCTCAACGCATATCGCCAGCTCTACCTGATCTGGGACGGCCTCAACGAACTCCCCATTGCCGCCCATTATGCCGGAGAAGCAGCCAAGTTGGAAAATTCCGGAAAAAACCTCACCTTTGCAGCCAATTTATTTTTGGATCACCTTTCACACACACAGGACCCCGCGGTACAGTTGTGGGAAGTTTCATCCGCGATCGACCTGCTCGACCGGGCTATAGCCCTGGAACCCGGCAACGATACACTGAAACTCAGAAAAGGAGCCCTCCTCGTGGATTATACCGGCGAGCCCATGAAAGGCATCGGCCTCCTCCGCGAAGTGGCAGAGAAAAACCCGGATTTCCTGGACGCCCAGCTTACCCTGGCCAACTTCTCCATCAAATCCGGACAGTTCGATAAAGCGATCGAGCGGATGGATAAAGTCCTCGAACGCACGCCCGACGAACCCAAAGCGCTCTTCCTGAAGGCGGTTGCCCATCAGAGCCAGGGCGAAAACGACAAAGCCGTGGAACTGCTCCGGCAGTGCCGCAAGCTGATCAAGGATCCCGCATTGGCGGCCGAGATCGACGGATACATAAAAAGTATTAAATAG
- a CDS encoding Rne/Rng family ribonuclease — MNKELIINAAPSGVEIALLEDKKLVELHHESGNPNFAVGDLYLGKVKKLIPGLNAAFVDVGFEKDAFLHYTDLSPYIRSILKFTNQAISDKSGAFDFGKFKNEPEIIKTGKITEVLGGKPNILVQILKEPISSKGPRLSCEISLPGRFIVITPFNNIVAVSKKIHSSEERKRLQKIVEAIKPPNFGVIVRTAAEGKKTAELHEDLTTLVNTWHTIQENLRSGQAPQKILSEQTKTTSILRDLLNESFNRIVINDKNIYTDTKTYIQKIAPEKQDIVTYYHNGAPIFDHFGVTRQVKASFGKTVNLDSGVYLIIEATEALHVIDVNSGYKSSSNNQEQNALASNLEAAAEIARQLRLRDLGGIIIIDFIDMKLPENKKNVYEAMEKFMAPDRAKHTILPISKFGLMQITRQRVKPEITISVAEDCPTCKGTGKIGASMLIVEDIEKNLQYLLNHQHKGLTIRVHPILYAYLTKGWLRSRQWKWYFAYKKWIKLRADSNYHLTEYHFFDDNDEEIKF, encoded by the coding sequence TTGAATAAGGAATTGATTATAAATGCAGCACCATCCGGTGTTGAAATTGCATTGCTGGAAGATAAGAAGTTGGTAGAGCTGCATCACGAAAGCGGCAATCCTAATTTTGCGGTGGGGGACCTTTATTTAGGCAAAGTAAAAAAACTGATCCCGGGCCTTAATGCGGCATTCGTGGACGTAGGTTTCGAAAAAGACGCCTTCCTCCATTATACCGACCTCAGCCCTTACATCCGTTCCATACTAAAATTCACCAACCAGGCCATCTCCGATAAATCCGGTGCCTTCGATTTCGGCAAATTCAAAAATGAACCCGAAATCATCAAAACCGGAAAAATCACCGAAGTTCTCGGTGGAAAGCCCAACATCCTCGTACAAATTCTCAAAGAGCCCATCTCCTCCAAAGGCCCGCGCCTCAGCTGCGAAATCTCGCTCCCCGGCCGGTTCATCGTGATCACCCCGTTCAACAACATCGTGGCCGTCTCCAAAAAGATCCACTCCTCCGAAGAACGGAAAAGGCTCCAGAAGATCGTTGAAGCCATCAAACCACCTAACTTCGGCGTCATCGTCCGCACCGCGGCTGAAGGCAAAAAGACCGCCGAACTGCATGAAGACCTGACCACCCTGGTGAATACCTGGCACACCATCCAGGAAAACCTGCGCAGCGGACAAGCCCCGCAGAAGATCCTGAGCGAACAAACCAAAACCACCAGCATCCTCCGCGACTTGTTGAACGAATCCTTCAACCGGATCGTCATCAACGACAAAAACATTTACACCGACACAAAAACGTATATCCAGAAGATCGCGCCCGAAAAGCAGGACATCGTGACCTACTACCACAACGGCGCCCCCATCTTCGACCACTTCGGGGTTACCCGGCAGGTGAAAGCCTCTTTCGGCAAAACCGTCAACCTCGATTCCGGCGTTTATCTCATCATCGAAGCCACGGAAGCCCTCCACGTCATCGACGTAAACTCGGGCTACAAAAGCTCCAGCAACAACCAGGAACAAAACGCCCTCGCTTCCAACCTGGAAGCCGCGGCGGAAATCGCCCGGCAGCTGCGCCTCCGCGACCTCGGCGGCATCATCATCATCGATTTCATCGATATGAAACTGCCCGAAAACAAGAAAAACGTATACGAAGCCATGGAGAAATTCATGGCGCCCGACAGAGCCAAGCACACCATCCTGCCCATCTCCAAGTTCGGACTCATGCAGATCACCCGCCAGCGCGTGAAACCGGAAATCACCATTTCCGTGGCGGAAGACTGCCCCACCTGCAAAGGCACCGGCAAAATCGGCGCCTCTATGCTCATCGTGGAAGACATCGAAAAGAACCTCCAGTATCTCCTCAACCATCAGCACAAGGGCCTCACCATCCGCGTGCACCCCATCCTCTACGCATACCTCACCAAAGGATGGCTCCGCAGCCGCCAGTGGAAATGGTATTTCGCGTACAAGAAATGGATCAAACTCCGCGCAGATTCCAACTACCATCTCACGGAGTACCACTTCTTCGATGACAACGACGAGGAAATCAAATTCTGA